The genomic segment CCGCATCCTGAGGCCCGAGGTGCGGATCGCGGTCAACACCTCGGCGATCTCCATCACCCGCGTCGGCTCGGTCACCGGCCGCCCGCAGAACATCGTCGGCATGCACTTCATGAACCCGGTGCCGATGAAGCCGATGGTGGAGGTCATCCGCGGCCACCACACCACCCCGGAGACCATCGACACCGCCCGCAGGTTCCTCGCCGGGATGGGCAAGGAGTGCATCGTCGTCGAGGACGTGCCGGGCTTCGTGTCCAACCGCGTCCTGATGCTCACCATCAACGAGGCCGTCTTCCTGGTGCAGGACGGCGTGTCCACGCCGACCGACGTCGACCGCATCTTCAAGACCTGCTTCGACCACAAGATGGGGCCGCTGGAGACGGCGGACCTGATCGGCCTCGACACCATCCTGAAGTCGGTCGAGGTGCTCTACGAGAGCTTCAACGACAGCAAGTACCGGCCCGCACCCCTGCTGAAGAAGATGGTCGCCGCCGGCCTGCTGGGGCGAAAGAGCGGCGAAGGCTTCTTCTCCTACCGCTGACCGGGCCCCCGCACATCCACCGCAGGGCCCACCGAAACAGGACGGAACATGACATGAGCATTGACAACAAGGCGAAGATCGCGGAGTACCTGTCCCGCTTCTTCCCGGTGCAGGACCTCAAGGACGACGACGACATCTTCCAGCTCGGATTCGTCAGCTCGATGTTCGCCATCCAGCTCGTCTCCTTCGTGGAGCACGAGTTCGGCCTCACCATCGACAACGACGACCTGGAACTCGACAACTTCCGTTCCGTGGGAGCCCTCGACGCGTTCGTCAGCCGCAAGCTCTCCGCCCCCGTGGCATCCTGACACCCGAGGGGACGCCACGCTGATGACCAGCACGCTCACGGCGGAACAGGCCCAGGCCCAGAAGGAGTTCCGGGCCTTCGCCGACCGCCACGTCGTTCCGCACGCCGACGCGTACCACCGCACGCAGCGCACTCCGCCGGAGATCGTCGCACTGCTCGCCTCCGAAGGGCTGCTCGGCCTGCCGGTCGCGACCCGGTACGGCGGCGGCGGGGCCGACGCCGTGACACTCGGACTGCTCGCCGGGGAACTGGGGCGTGCCTGTTCGTCGCTGCGCAGCCTCCTCACCGTGCACACCATGGTGGCGCACGCGGTCGCGCGGTGGGGGAGCCGGGAACTCAAGGAGACCTGGCTGCCCCGCCTCGCCGCCGGCGAGAGCATCGGAGCGCTCGCCGTGTCCGAGCCGGGAGCCGGCAGCGACGCCGCGGGCGTCACCACCCGCCTCACCAGGGACGGGGACTCCTGGCTGATCGACGGCCACAAGACGTGGACCACGTACGGCGAGACCGCCGACGTCTTCCTCGTCCTCGGCCGCTCCCCCGAAGGGCCCACCGCCGTCCTGGTGGAGCGGGACACCGCCGGGCTGAGCACCGAGCTGATCGAGGACCTGATCGGCATCCGCGCCTCGATGACGGCGGACGTCCGCCTCGACGGCTGCCGGGTCCCGGCCGGCCACGTCCTCGCCCGGCCCGGCCTCGGCCTCTCCCACGTCGTCGGCACCGCCCTCGACCTGGGCCGCTACACCGTCGGCTGGGGCTGCGTCGGCATCGTCGACGCCTGCCTGGAGGCGAGCGTCGACTACGCGGGCAACCGGGAGACCTTCGGCACGCCGATCAAGGACCACCAGCTGGTGCGCCAGATGATCAGCAACATGTACACCGACGCCCGCGCGGCCCGGCTGATGTGCCTCGAAGCGGGCCGGCTGCGCGACGAGGGCGACCCCGGCGCACTCGCCCAGACGTCCACGGCGAAGTACTTCGCCTCGACCGCCGCGAGCCGCGCCGCGGCCTCCGCCGTGCAGATCCACGGCGCCAACGGCTGCAGCTCGGGCTTCCCGGTGCAGCGCTACCTCGGTGACTCCCGGGTCATGGAGATCATCGAGGGAAGCTCCCAGATTCATCAGATCGGCCTCGCCGAGTACGCGTTCCAGGAGCGCGCCCTCGTCCGTCACCGGAAGGCCGCTGCGACCCCCAGGAGTGAGGGACGATGACGACTGTCAAATGCGTGGTGTGGGACCTCGACAACACCGTCTGGGACGGAGTGCTCCTCGAGGACGGGGACGTGAAGCTGCGCCCCGGTGTCGTGGACGTCCTCAAGACCCTCGACGAGCGGGGCATCCTCCACTCGGTCGCCAGCCGCAACGACCACGACGCGGCCATGGCCAAGCTCGAGGAACTGGGCATCGCCGAGTACTTCCTGTACCCCCAGATCAACTGGGGCAACAAGTCGGACTCCGTGAAGGCCGTCGCCGAGGCGATCAACATCGGCATCGACACCCTGGCCTTCGTCGACGACCAGCCGTTCGAGCGCGACGAGGTCCGCTTCACGCACCCCCAGGTGCTGTGCATCGACGCCCTCGACGCCGAGCGCATCCCCGGCCTGCCCGAGATGCACCCGCGGTTCGTCACCGCGGACTCCCGGGAGCGCCGCCACCTCTACCGCGCCGACGCCGCACGCAACGTCGCCGAGGACGGCCACGAGGGCACGGCCGAGGAGTTCCTCACCTCGCTGAACATGCGCTTCACCATCGCGCCCGCCCAGGAGCGCGACCTCCAGCGCGCCGAGGAACTCACCGTACGCACCAACCAGCTCAACGCGACCGGCTACACCTACTCGTACGAGGAGCTGGACGCGTTCCGCCAGTCACCCGACCACGACCTGCTGGTCGCCGGCCTGGAGGACACCTACGGGACGTACGGGAAGATCGGGCTGGCCCTCGTCGAGCGCGGCCAGGACGCCTGGACCGTCAAGCTGCTCCTGATGTCCTGCCGGGTGATGTCGCGGGGCGTCGGATCGGTGCTGCTCGCGCACCTCATCCGTCAGGCCGCCGCCGCCGGCGTCAAGCTCCGCGCGGAGTTCGTCGCCACCAGCCGCAACCGCAGCATGTACGTCACCTACAAGTTCGCCGGATTCCGGGAGACCACCGACGGCGGCGAGATCTCCGTCCTGGAGCACGACCTCGCCCGCGTGCCCGAGTTCCCGCCGTACATGGAGGTCCTGATCGAGAGCTGACCTGGCACTGGATGCGTGTTCGAGCCGGGTTCCAGGACGCCGCGCCATACTTGCCCTGTCTGTAGGACCCCGCCGGAACCCGGCGGGAACGGGGGAGGGAAGCAGAGAACGGATGGCGATTCAGTCACTGTGCGAAGCGGGCCACTGCCGGCGCGACCGGCGGTCCGGGGAGTTCCAGCCGCGGACCGCCGCCCCGGGGCAGCGGCTCTGCCAGGTGTGCCGCGACCGGCTGCGGGACGATCTCGGCTCGCTGCCGGCCCTGTACGAGGACTGCGGAGAGGTGCTCTCGCCGGCCCGGCCGGGCATCACGGAACGGGTCAGCTCGGGCCGTGCCCGGCAGGGCATCCGGCTCAACGAAGCGGCCCTGCAGGCCCGCGGTGACATGATTCCGGTGCTCGCCTCCTGGGCCGGCACCGTCATCGCCGAGCGGCGCGTGGGGGGCCCGTCCCGGCGCGAGGCGGGCCCGCTCGCCGCGTTCCTCGCCCGGCATGTCGACTGGCTCGCCGCCCACCCGGCGGCGGGCGAGTGCGCGGCCGAGGTCCGCAGGGCCGTCAACGTCGCCCGCTCGGCGCTCGAGCCCCGGCCGGCGGTCCCCCAGGAGCTCGGCCCGTGCCCGGTCGGCGACTGCCCGGAGCGCGTCCTCACGGTGCGCGGACCCGGCCAGACGCACGCGGTGCGCTGCACGGCCGGTCATGTGCTGCCGCCGGACCGCTGGCTGCTGCTGAGCAGTCTCGCGTGAGTCCGGCCGGCGTCCCGCCCGGCCGACCCGCCCCGACACCACGCACTCACGGAAGGCGAACCATGACCCCCGTCAAGAACGCCGGCACCCGCACGGTCCCCACCAAGCTCGCCGCTCTCGCCGCGGGCGTCTCCGAGGCCACCATCCGGCAGTGGGCCACCCGCGGCAAGCTCACCCGCTACGGCCGTCCCGGCCGCCGTGAGTACTCCCTCCAGGAACTGACCGCCCTCGTCGCCAGGACCGCCGACTGACCGGTTCCGCCCGGTCCTCGCCGCAGGCGACGGGTCCCGCACCACTCCAGCGCGACGTGCTCGTCCGCCCCGCCCCGCCCGGGGCGGACCGGACGAGCACGTCGCGCTCGCCGTTGCCGGTGACCGCCCCGGGCGGCTGCCGCTCAGTCCTCGGCGGCGTCCGGAGCCCCGTGGGCCGGAGGGGCGCCGCGCCGTCCCGCACACCGGCCGGAAGCCGCGCCGCGGGCGGACCGGGGTCCCCGCCGGCCCGGTACCGGCCGGAGCCGGAGCCGTGCCATGACGAACTGGCCGGAACCCGCACAGTGACAGGCGATGGGCCGCATCCGCGTACCTCCGTTCCCTCGTTCCCGCACGTCCTGATGCCCTGATGCCCTGATGTTCCGGAGTCCCGGAGCCCCGATGTCCGGGAGTCCTGATGTCCCGGGGTCTCGGAGTCCCGCGCCTCGGGGGTCCGGTGCGCGGGCGCTTCGACCGCACGGCTCACGGCTTGCGCCGTCGCCGGCTGAGACGCGTTCACGACGTCGTTGCTCGTTGCTCGTTGCTCGTTGCTCGTTGCCGGCGCCCCGCGCTTCGCCGCGCGGCAGCGCGGGCGCGCACCCGCGCCCCGCCGCCCCGCCGGGATCAGCGCGACGACGCTGCCAGCACCTCGACCAGGTCCGCCCGGCTGGGTCCGGAGGGCGGCTGCGGGCGATGGCCGGACGCCCAGACCTCCTGAAGACGCCGCCGGTTCTCCGGGGTGTCCAGGCTGTCCAGCGGCGCCAGCAGCCCCGCCACCCGCTGCGCCGCCTGCCACAGGTGCGGATCGTGCTCGCCGGCCTCCATGAGGCTGAACAGGCTCACCGGCGGCACCCCCGCCCCCTGCGGCAGCGGATGCCCGTCGACCGAGGCCTGCCAGAGCCGGGTGCGGACGAAGTCGGCCTGGACCGAGTCGTCGTACCAGGGCCGCACCCACTCCTTGGCGCGGGCCGTGACCTCCCGCACGAGCCCGGGCAGCGAGCCCGGGTCGCCCGCGAACGCCTCGGCGAACATCACGGCCTGGTGCATCGCCACCGACGCGCCGCGCCCGAACGCCGGGTCCGTCGTGCAGAGCGCGTCGCCGAGCACGCCGTAGCCCAGGGGGGCCTCGGGCGCCAGACCGCGCAGGCTGTTGCGGAGTCCCGCCATCGGCACGACCTCGGTGAGCACCTCGGACGCGCCGTCGCGCAGCCACGGCTCGAACTCCGGGAAGAGCGCGGTGACCTGGTCGAAGGCGTCAGCCTCGCGCAGCGCCTTCAGGTCGTTGTCGTCGGGGAGGCGGCCGATGCCGATCGCGAACGTGCGGTTGTCGTGGTAGAACAGCCCGCCGCCGAAGCCGTCGCCGGCGACCATCGTCGTCACGCCGCGCTTGAGCGGCGGCCGGGGCACACCGTCCAGCAGCCGGTAGAAGCGGGTGTTGTACACGACCCCGCACTCCTCGTCGCCCTCCAGGACGGTGAACTCGTCCCGCAGCGGGGAGCGCCGGCCGGCCGCGTCGATGAGCACGCCCGCGTCGATGACGCCGCCGCGCACCAGGACGCCGCTGATCCGTCCGTCCTGAACCTCGGCCCGCCGCACCGACGTGCCGTAGCGGATCTCGGCGCCCGGCTCCCGGCGCAGGGCGCGTTCGAGCGCCCACTCCACGGTCGGGCGCCGCGAGGCCAGGACCACCAGGTCCTCGGCGCCGGCGGCAGCCTCTCCGGAGGGCGTCGCGATGCCGACCTCCTCGGCGCCGTGGGCCAGCAGGTCCTCCAGCACGTCGGGCAGGTGGGTGCGGAGGTGCTGCCGGAACAGTCCGAGGAACGTGTGCAGCTGGCGGGTCTGCGGGGCGCCGGGCCGGTGCCAGTCCCCGATCGCGGCCAGCTCCCCGGGCGGGGCCTGGTCACGCTCCAGAACGGTCACCTCGAAGCCCCGCCGGGCCAGCAGCAGCGCGGCGGACAGACCGGATATCCCCCCGCCCATCACCACGATCCGGTTGCTCATCACTGTCTTCCTTCCGTCGTCACAGGTACCGGTCAGGCGGCGAAGTCGCCGAGCACGAGGTCGAGGGCCCGGTCGATGTCCGAGTCGCTGAGCGACTCGGCCGCCTGGAGGGCGTCGCTCGCCCCGCGCTGCTTCGGCGCGTTCGTGCCCTGGGCCAGGTCGAGCAGCTGCGCGAGCAGTCCGCTCTCCCGCAGCAGCGCGGCACCCGCCTTGCCGATGGCCCAGCGGGCGGCCGCCATGGGGTCCTGCGGCGGTACGTCCTCGGCCGCGCCCGTCAGGCGCAGCTTGCCGAGCAGGAACTCCGCGATCCTGGTCGGCGTCGGGTAGTCGAACGCCAGGGTGCTGGGCAGGTCCGTGTCGGTCCGGGCGGCGATCCGGTTCTTCAGGTCGACCGACATCAGCGAGTCGAGGCCCAGCACCTGCAACGGCTTGTCCGGGGCGACCGCGTGGGCGCCCGGCAGACCGACGGCGGCCGCCACCTCGCCGCGGACGAACTCCACCAGCGTCTCCAGCCGCGCCGCCTCGTCCAGGGCGGCCAGCTGGTCGAGGAAGCCCGACGCCTGCGGCGCCGCGGCGGACGCCTGCCGCAGCCGCGGCCGCACCAGGGAGCCGAGCAGCGGTGCCACGTTCTCCTGCTGACCCAGCGCCGCCAGGTCCAGCTTGACCGGGGCCAGGTGCGCCTCGGGCCTGCGCAGCGCGGCGTCGAAGAGCGCGAGCCCCTCCTCGACCCCGAGCGGGCGGGCGCCGCCGCGGCGCATCCGGGCCAGCTCGGCCTCCCCGAGATGCGCGGTCATGCCCGTGCCGCCCTGGTCCCACAGCCCCCAGCCGAGGCTGAGCGCCGGCAGCCCGCGCCCGTGGCGGTGGGCGGCGAAGGCGTCCAGGAAGGCGTTGGCGGCCGCGTAGTTGACCTGCCCGGGGGAACCGAACAGCCCGGCGACCGACGAGAACACCGCGAAGACGGCCAGGTCCTCGCCGGCGGTCAGCTCGTGCAGGTGCAGCGCCCCGTCGACCTTCGGCGCCAGGACGGCGGCCATCCGGTCCGCCGACTGGTTGCGGGCGATGCCGTCGTCGAGGACGGCGGCCAGGTGCACCACCGCCGTCAGCGGATGGTCCGCGGAGACGGCGGACACCACGGCGGCGACGTCCTCGCGACGGCTCACGTCGCACGCGAGGATGCGGACGCCGTCCGCGCCGGCGGCGCGGAGCCGGTCGGTGAGGGCGCCGGCGCCGGGGGCGTCCGGTCCCTGACGGGAGGTCAGCACGAGGTGGCGGACGCCGTGCTCGCGGACGAGGTGCTCGGCGAGCGCCTGTCCGAGTGCGCCGGTGCCGCCGGTCACCAGGGCGGTGCCGCGGGGGTCGAGGGGCTGCGGCAGGGTCAGGACGATCTTGCCGGTGTGACGTCCCTGCGCCATGTGACGGAAGGCGTGCGGGGCCTCCCGGACGTCGTAGGCGTGGTGCGGCAGCGGGTGGAGGACGCCGTCGGTGAAGAGGGCGGCCAGCTCCTCCAGCATGTCGTGGATGCGGTCGGGTCCGCTGTCCATCAGGTCGAACGCCCGGTAGTGGATGCCGGGGTGGTCCGTGGTGACCTGCTGCGGGTCGCGGATGTCCGTCTTGCCCATCTCCAGGAACCGTCCGCCCTCGGTGAGCAGCGGCAGGGTCCTGTCGATGTACTCCCGGCTCAGGGAGTTGAGGACGACGTCGAAGGGCACGTCGCGCCACGTCCCGGCGAACTCGGTGGTGCGGGAGGAGGCCAGGCGGTCGTCCGTGAGCCCGAGCGCGTTCAGCGCGGGCCACTTGCCGGTGCTGGCGGTGCCCCAGACGTCGGCGCCGAGGTGGCGGGCGAGCTGCACCGCCGCCATGCCGACGCCGCCGGCGGCGGCGTGGACGAGGAGCTTCTCGCCCGGCTGGAGCCGGCCGAGGTCCACGAGACCGTGGTAGGCGGTGAGGAACGTGAGGGGGACAGTGGCGGCCTCGGCGTAGCCGAGGTGGTCGGGGATACGGGTCATGACGCGGGCGTCGGCACGGACTTCGGTGGCGAAGGAGCCGACGGCCAGGCCCATGACACGGTCACCGGCCCGCAGGTGCTTCACCTCCGGTCCGGCCTCCATGACCACGCCGGCGCACTCCAGGCCGAACTTCGGCGCGTGGACCATGTCCAGGGCGTTGAGGACGTCGCGGAAGTTGAGTCCGGCGGCGCGGACCCGGATCCGGACCTCGCCGGGGCCGAGCGGCTCCGCGGTGTCCAGCGGCAGTGCCTCGAACGTGTCCAGCCGGCCCTTCTCCCGCACGTCCAGAGCCCACGCCCCGGAGTCGGGCACCGCGACCGTGCCGTCGGTGCCGGCCCGCGCGAGGCGCGAGACGAACACCAGCTCGCCGCGGAGCGCCAGTTCCGGCTCGCCCGTGACGCCCAGCGCCGCCGCGAGCAGCGCCGGGACGTCGGCGTCGGCGGAGACGTCCACCAGACGCCACGTCCGTTCCGGGCTCTCGGTCCGCACCGCGCGGACCAGACCCCACAGGGGAGCGGTGCCGAGCGACGCGACCGTGTCCTCCGGGCGGGCGCCGACGGCGTCCCGCGTCACCCACACGACCTCGGTGTCCGCCAGCGCGGGTGACGCCAGCAGCTGCTGCACCAGCGCGAGTTCCGCCGCGGCCACGGCATGGGCCTGCCCGGCCGTGGACGCTCCGGCTCCATCCGGGCGCTGCGCGGTGTGGTCCACCACGATGCGGTGCGGCGCCGGGTCGGCGGCGAGGAGCGCGTCGAGATCCGCGAAGGCCGGGGCGTGCAGCGAGCGCGCCACGATCCCGTCGGCGTCGCCGATGACCAGCGGGCCGGCGGTGGTGTCGGCACCGGGTGCCGTCAGCGCCTCCGGCTCCACCGGCTGGAACTCCACCCGGTACAGGTGGTCGGCCGCGCCGGGCCCGTCGAAGCGCAGCTGCTCGGCGCTCGCCCGCTTCAGGCGCAGGCCGCCGGCCGATGCCACCGGCCGGCCCGTGCCGTCGGCGAGGAACACCGACGCGCTGGTCTCGGCGCCCTCGCCGGACTCCGTCAGCTCGACCCGGACCCGCAGCTCCCTCGCACCCGTCGCGTACAGGGTGACGTCCGACCAGGCGAACGGCAGCAGCACCGTGTCGCCCTCGGCGTCCTGCCCGTCCGGTGCCGTGCCCGCGAGGGTGTGCAGGGCCGCGTCGAACAGGGCCGGGTGCAGCCCGAACCCGTCCGCGCCGGGCGTGGCGTCGGGCAGCAGGATCCGCCCGTAGGCGACACCGTCCCGGCTGTACAGCTCCGTCAGACCGCGGAAGGCGGAGCCGTACCGGACTCCCCGGGCCTCCATCCCGGCGTAGAAGCCGTCCAGTTCCACGCTCTCGGCCCCGGGCACGGGCCAGGCGCTCAGCTCGGCGAAGCCGTCGCCGTCC from the Streptomyces genisteinicus genome contains:
- a CDS encoding acyl carrier protein, producing the protein MSIDNKAKIAEYLSRFFPVQDLKDDDDIFQLGFVSSMFAIQLVSFVEHEFGLTIDNDDLELDNFRSVGALDAFVSRKLSAPVAS
- a CDS encoding 3-hydroxyacyl-CoA dehydrogenase family protein, with the translated sequence MEFTTVGVVGAGVMGVGVAQNLAQTGHQVILVDVSEEVLDNARRELRTSLRAFALFNRAAAVDPAAVIEKIEFTTDYELLAKADFVVENVTEDWSIKEKVYEQLDRILRPEVRIAVNTSAISITRVGSVTGRPQNIVGMHFMNPVPMKPMVEVIRGHHTTPETIDTARRFLAGMGKECIVVEDVPGFVSNRVLMLTINEAVFLVQDGVSTPTDVDRIFKTCFDHKMGPLETADLIGLDTILKSVEVLYESFNDSKYRPAPLLKKMVAAGLLGRKSGEGFFSYR
- a CDS encoding transcriptional regulator — protein: MTPVKNAGTRTVPTKLAALAAGVSEATIRQWATRGKLTRYGRPGRREYSLQELTALVARTAD
- a CDS encoding NAD(P)/FAD-dependent oxidoreductase yields the protein MSNRIVVMGGGISGLSAALLLARRGFEVTVLERDQAPPGELAAIGDWHRPGAPQTRQLHTFLGLFRQHLRTHLPDVLEDLLAHGAEEVGIATPSGEAAAGAEDLVVLASRRPTVEWALERALRREPGAEIRYGTSVRRAEVQDGRISGVLVRGGVIDAGVLIDAAGRRSPLRDEFTVLEGDEECGVVYNTRFYRLLDGVPRPPLKRGVTTMVAGDGFGGGLFYHDNRTFAIGIGRLPDDNDLKALREADAFDQVTALFPEFEPWLRDGASEVLTEVVPMAGLRNSLRGLAPEAPLGYGVLGDALCTTDPAFGRGASVAMHQAVMFAEAFAGDPGSLPGLVREVTARAKEWVRPWYDDSVQADFVRTRLWQASVDGHPLPQGAGVPPVSLFSLMEAGEHDPHLWQAAQRVAGLLAPLDSLDTPENRRRLQEVWASGHRPQPPSGPSRADLVEVLAASSR
- a CDS encoding HAD-IIIC family phosphatase, which encodes MTTVKCVVWDLDNTVWDGVLLEDGDVKLRPGVVDVLKTLDERGILHSVASRNDHDAAMAKLEELGIAEYFLYPQINWGNKSDSVKAVAEAINIGIDTLAFVDDQPFERDEVRFTHPQVLCIDALDAERIPGLPEMHPRFVTADSRERRHLYRADAARNVAEDGHEGTAEEFLTSLNMRFTIAPAQERDLQRAEELTVRTNQLNATGYTYSYEELDAFRQSPDHDLLVAGLEDTYGTYGKIGLALVERGQDAWTVKLLLMSCRVMSRGVGSVLLAHLIRQAAAAGVKLRAEFVATSRNRSMYVTYKFAGFRETTDGGEISVLEHDLARVPEFPPYMEVLIES
- a CDS encoding acyl-CoA dehydrogenase family protein, whose protein sequence is MTSTLTAEQAQAQKEFRAFADRHVVPHADAYHRTQRTPPEIVALLASEGLLGLPVATRYGGGGADAVTLGLLAGELGRACSSLRSLLTVHTMVAHAVARWGSRELKETWLPRLAAGESIGALAVSEPGAGSDAAGVTTRLTRDGDSWLIDGHKTWTTYGETADVFLVLGRSPEGPTAVLVERDTAGLSTELIEDLIGIRASMTADVRLDGCRVPAGHVLARPGLGLSHVVGTALDLGRYTVGWGCVGIVDACLEASVDYAGNRETFGTPIKDHQLVRQMISNMYTDARAARLMCLEAGRLRDEGDPGALAQTSTAKYFASTAASRAAASAVQIHGANGCSSGFPVQRYLGDSRVMEIIEGSSQIHQIGLAEYAFQERALVRHRKAAATPRSEGR